In the genome of Gammaproteobacteria bacterium, one region contains:
- a CDS encoding glycosyl transferase family protein, with translation MYEEHPFAPYVRILGKGRKGSRGLTQQEAYDSMNMILKGEVEDLQLGAFLMLLRVKEETPEEIAGFVQACRDSFNVPSNHTQIDLDWSSYAGKRRQLPWFILSALLLASNGIRVLMHGTEGHTEGRVYTRDTLKLLGLPVCESYEMANQQIEANNFAYIPLEVMSGLMHDIIQMRPLLGLRSPVHTVARMFNPYKAPYLIQGIFHPTYSDTHQVAAQLIGEQHMAVLKGEGGEIERNPDNTTRVKSVHDGELSEEDWGPLFSGPRHLRDEEMDIARLREVWEGKQDDEYGIASVTGTVAIILKLMGKAKDQSEAQQMAETMWKNRPLNRFVAAA, from the coding sequence ATGTACGAAGAACATCCATTCGCGCCCTACGTTCGCATCCTGGGTAAGGGACGCAAGGGCTCTCGCGGCCTCACCCAGCAAGAGGCCTACGACTCCATGAACATGATACTCAAGGGCGAGGTCGAAGACCTGCAGTTGGGTGCTTTTCTCATGCTATTGCGCGTCAAAGAGGAAACACCGGAAGAAATCGCAGGATTTGTTCAGGCGTGTAGAGACAGCTTCAATGTCCCGTCGAATCACACTCAGATAGATCTTGATTGGTCATCATATGCCGGCAAACGTCGCCAGTTGCCGTGGTTTATTTTGTCTGCCTTGTTGCTAGCCTCTAACGGTATTCGAGTTTTAATGCACGGCACCGAGGGACATACCGAAGGCCGCGTATACACACGCGATACGCTCAAATTGCTTGGCCTTCCTGTATGTGAAAGTTACGAAATGGCTAATCAACAGATTGAAGCCAATAACTTCGCATACATTCCATTGGAAGTGATGTCCGGGCTCATGCATGACATTATCCAGATGCGTCCGCTACTAGGTTTGCGCTCACCGGTTCATACTGTCGCGCGCATGTTCAATCCATATAAAGCACCCTATCTCATACAAGGTATATTTCACCCTACCTATAGCGATACACACCAGGTAGCAGCGCAGTTAATCGGCGAGCAACATATGGCGGTGTTGAAAGGTGAAGGTGGCGAGATAGAGCGCAATCCTGATAACACCACTCGCGTAAAGTCGGTTCATGACGGCGAATTGTCCGAGGAAGATTGGGGGCCACTGTTTTCTGGTCCACGACACCTGCGCGACGAAGAAATGGACATCGCGCGTTTGCGCGAGGTGTGGGAAGGCAAACAGGACGACGAATATGGCATCGCTTCAGTCACTGGTACCGTAGCCATCATTCTCAAACTCATGGGCAAGGCAAAGGATCAGTCTGAAGCACAACAAATGGCGGAAACGATGTGGAAAAATCGCCCGCTAAATCGCTTCGTCGCGGCGGCCTGA
- a CDS encoding Hdr-like menaquinol oxidoreductase cytochrome c subunit, with protein MKQNAVKKQLRLYPYLISALLLAAFSVSLVQADVPKPDVPKAIKGEQCVEETGFMRRNHMELLKHQRDDTLREGIRTVKHSLQGCLSCHAVKDSDGTFVSVKSEKHFCNSCHSYAAVKIDCFGCHNSKPQQQVSQRNP; from the coding sequence ATGAAACAGAATGCGGTTAAGAAGCAATTGCGGTTATACCCCTACCTCATAAGCGCGTTGCTGCTTGCCGCATTCTCTGTTTCTTTGGTTCAAGCAGATGTGCCTAAGCCTGATGTGCCGAAAGCCATTAAGGGCGAACAATGTGTCGAAGAGACGGGTTTCATGCGTCGTAATCATATGGAATTACTCAAGCACCAACGCGACGATACCTTGCGCGAAGGTATACGCACAGTAAAGCATAGCCTACAAGGCTGTCTCTCATGCCACGCCGTGAAAGACAGTGACGGTACGTTTGTTAGTGTCAAAAGTGAAAAACATTTTTGTAATAGTTGTCATAGTTATGCGGCAGTCAAGATCGATTGTTTTGGTTGCCACAACTCTAAACCTCAACAACAAGTCAGTCAGAGGAATCCATAG
- a CDS encoding 4Fe-4S dicluster domain-containing protein, translated as MSTSDEQSPNLQRRRFLAVSAAAAGVTLAPGVMMFEVAQARSPSEAASRDVRWGMLIDSNKCKTGCDDCVSACAKENGWANDTAPLAQKPQWIRKVNLTHKTTGHQASLPMMCQHCAEPPCVDVCPTGASMKRADGIVLVDKHICIGCRYCMMACPYKARSFVHEIVDHEDAYMPRGMGTVESCTMCVHRVDKGEMPACVESCKEQAIMFGDLNDPNSAISKRLKEYPSRQVRADLKLNTGVRYEGI; from the coding sequence ATGAGTACATCTGACGAACAAAGCCCTAATTTGCAACGCCGTCGTTTTCTCGCGGTCAGTGCAGCGGCTGCCGGGGTGACCCTCGCTCCCGGCGTAATGATGTTCGAGGTCGCACAGGCCCGTTCTCCTTCTGAAGCAGCATCGCGAGATGTTCGCTGGGGCATGTTAATCGATTCCAATAAATGCAAAACCGGTTGTGATGATTGTGTTTCTGCCTGCGCCAAAGAAAACGGCTGGGCAAATGACACCGCTCCACTAGCACAAAAGCCGCAATGGATACGCAAAGTCAACCTGACACATAAGACCACCGGTCACCAGGCTTCACTGCCTATGATGTGTCAACATTGCGCCGAACCACCTTGTGTGGATGTTTGCCCGACTGGCGCGTCTATGAAACGTGCCGATGGTATCGTTCTCGTCGACAAACATATCTGTATCGGCTGCCGTTATTGCATGATGGCCTGCCCTTACAAGGCACGTTCATTTGTACACGAAATTGTGGATCACGAAGACGCTTACATGCCGCGCGGTATGGGTACTGTCGAAAGTTGTACGATGTGTGTCCATCGTGTCGACAAAGGCGAAATGCCGGCTTGTGTCGAAAGCTGTAAAGAACAAGCCATCATGTTTGGTGATCTGAATGATCCGAACAGCGCGATCAGCAAGCGTTTAAAAGAATACCCCTCACGTCAGGTACGTGCGGATTTGAAACTCAACACTGGTGTCAGATACGAAGGCATATAA
- the nrfD gene encoding polysulfide reductase NrfD has product MKKVNFLEIEGKSGEYFFLIGALAALLLLGLGSAYYMEHNGHIVTGMNNQIVWGMPHVFAVFLIVAASGALNVASISSVFGKTAYKPLAPLSGLLAMALLAGGLIVLVLDLGRPDRLIVAMTHYNFKSIFAWNIILYNGFMAIVFVYLWMMMEGQYKKHSKTAGLVAFVWRLILTTGTGSIFGFLVARQAYDAAIMAPMFIVMSFSFGLAVFVLVLMASYKWSGRPLGNYVLGRLRRLLGVFIAGVLLMVSIYHLTNLYAAEHGDVEAFILRDGGIYTLLFWGVQIVLGSLIPLAIIYSPQLKESAKSLGYAAVLVLIGGIAQMYVIIIGGQAVPLEIFPEYNISSSFFDGVVGSYSPSLPETLLGIGGVAIAGLIVSIGVKLLKFLPADLSDAAANPHHKG; this is encoded by the coding sequence ATGAAGAAAGTTAATTTCCTGGAAATCGAAGGTAAGAGCGGAGAGTACTTTTTTCTGATAGGCGCTTTGGCTGCCTTGCTTTTGTTAGGCTTAGGTTCCGCCTACTACATGGAACACAACGGCCACATTGTTACCGGTATGAATAACCAGATCGTCTGGGGCATGCCACACGTATTTGCTGTATTCCTGATTGTCGCTGCGTCTGGCGCGCTCAATGTTGCCTCGATCTCTTCAGTATTTGGTAAAACAGCCTATAAACCTCTGGCGCCTTTATCCGGGCTTTTAGCCATGGCATTGCTTGCCGGTGGTTTGATTGTTCTGGTACTCGATCTCGGTCGTCCCGATCGACTCATCGTCGCCATGACTCACTACAATTTCAAATCGATATTCGCCTGGAACATTATTCTCTACAACGGTTTTATGGCCATCGTCTTCGTCTATTTGTGGATGATGATGGAAGGTCAATACAAGAAGCACAGTAAGACCGCCGGTCTCGTTGCCTTTGTTTGGCGGCTGATACTGACCACAGGTACTGGTTCCATCTTTGGTTTTCTGGTTGCACGCCAGGCCTATGATGCAGCGATCATGGCACCGATGTTTATCGTTATGTCTTTCTCATTCGGTCTAGCGGTATTCGTACTCGTACTCATGGCCTCATACAAATGGAGCGGACGTCCTTTAGGTAATTATGTATTGGGTCGTCTACGCAGATTACTCGGCGTTTTCATTGCCGGCGTACTACTGATGGTGTCCATATATCACCTGACGAACTTATATGCTGCAGAACACGGCGACGTAGAGGCGTTTATACTACGTGATGGTGGAATCTACACGTTATTGTTCTGGGGCGTGCAAATTGTCCTAGGCAGCCTGATTCCTCTCGCAATCATTTATAGTCCACAATTGAAAGAATCGGCAAAGTCACTGGGATACGCCGCAGTGCTTGTGTTGATCGGCGGAATTGCGCAAATGTATGTCATCATCATTGGCGGCCAAGCGGTACCTTTGGAAATTTTCCCAGAGTACAACATCTCTAGCAGTTTCTTTGACGGTGTTGTTGGCAGCTATTCTCCAAGTTTGCCTGAAACTCTGCTCGGAATTGGTGGCGTCGCAATTGCCGGTCTGATTGTGAGCATAGGCGTGAAATTGCTAAAATTCCTGCCCGCTGATTTATCGGACGCCGCAGCAAACCCGCATCACAAAGGTTAA
- a CDS encoding chemotaxis protein CheX produces MIIRRAMEKQLTEAVLAAIKNVIKTMLQQEATHTEPYVKKKPIAFGEVSSYIYLVDEHNKYSVAVSFPHDVIRLIARKMLPPNTVLTGEVIKDLTQEMANMFAGGAKSSLEDAGIKLQMSLPRLIAGKNHIIKHVSETGILMIPLMCDFGPFFVEICKAQQKQNEVKAAG; encoded by the coding sequence TTGATCATTCGAAGAGCGATGGAAAAACAGCTGACAGAAGCGGTATTGGCCGCAATCAAAAATGTTATTAAGACGATGCTTCAACAGGAAGCAACTCATACCGAGCCGTATGTAAAAAAGAAGCCGATCGCATTCGGCGAAGTCTCAAGTTATATCTATCTTGTGGACGAGCACAACAAGTATTCCGTAGCAGTTTCTTTTCCCCACGATGTCATCCGGTTAATAGCCAGGAAGATGTTGCCTCCGAATACGGTGTTAACTGGCGAGGTCATTAAAGACCTGACCCAGGAAATGGCTAATATGTTCGCCGGTGGTGCCAAATCAAGTTTGGAGGATGCGGGAATAAAGCTGCAAATGTCTTTACCTCGGCTCATCGCAGGCAAGAATCACATTATTAAACATGTTTCGGAAACAGGAATTCTCATGATTCCGTTGATGTGTGATTTTGGCCCCTTTTTCGTAGAAATATGTAAAGCACAGCAAAAACAAAACGAGGTGAAAGCCGCTGGTTGA
- a CDS encoding histidine kinase, with the protein MSSSSGKLSLANSLGKWLIRPASQWNYKSRGALKSAGLSFPFFTITLSMLLSVSAFAAIIAMPEYLVYFASTAIALLLFSLVQLYIAVVRTEHNLLVPLTHLRHWAMRMRGGNLAARIPETGPEEFVELAGDINTLSESLRALTKHMQDQVMEQTERVKLKNQSLETLYDVASCINNAHNLEELLTRFMHTMLNIAKADAACVRLLTDDGMLRMIASIGLDEQTLSREHLIALDACSCGKAVLHGRMECREITHCQESTRFQSFGRGQKVIAIPLQYRGETLGIYNLYVTGNSFSGQDEANGLLSSIGKHLGVAIAKSRLEKRAHRLSLMEERTLLSHELHDSLAQTLASLKMQVSVLDKNHHRERHKDMQEEIQNLYQGLDKANEELRELLGHFRTRMDERGLVPAIEECVRSFERENNISVFFQNEINGQSLHPSNEVQVLHIVQEALSNIRKHSQAHHARVLVKASNNGNWSVLIEDDGVGIKSKRNRNRAGKHIGINIMQERCKLLNGELSIDSEDGEGTRVELSFKSSPFHYSEAANSLFIEDTEPEEITPIVQRFSQ; encoded by the coding sequence TTGAGTAGTTCTAGCGGAAAACTCAGTTTAGCCAATAGTTTAGGAAAATGGCTTATACGCCCAGCCAGCCAGTGGAATTATAAGTCCCGTGGCGCCCTGAAAAGTGCCGGGCTCAGCTTTCCCTTTTTTACAATCACACTTTCAATGTTGCTGAGTGTCAGTGCCTTTGCTGCAATCATCGCAATGCCGGAATACCTGGTTTATTTCGCATCCACTGCAATCGCTTTGTTGCTATTCAGCCTTGTTCAGCTTTATATCGCCGTCGTACGAACTGAACATAATCTCCTGGTCCCCCTAACGCACCTGCGTCACTGGGCCATGCGTATGCGTGGTGGCAATCTAGCCGCGCGTATTCCTGAAACTGGACCGGAAGAATTCGTTGAGCTGGCCGGCGACATCAATACCTTGAGTGAATCACTGCGTGCCTTGACAAAACATATGCAAGACCAGGTGATGGAACAAACAGAACGCGTCAAACTAAAAAACCAGTCGTTGGAAACGTTATATGACGTCGCTTCCTGCATCAATAACGCACACAATCTGGAAGAGCTGCTCACGCGTTTTATGCACACCATGTTGAACATTGCCAAAGCAGATGCCGCATGTGTACGCTTATTGACTGACGACGGAATGCTGCGCATGATTGCGAGTATCGGCCTGGATGAGCAAACGCTCTCGCGAGAACACTTGATCGCTTTGGATGCATGTTCATGCGGTAAAGCTGTCCTTCATGGCCGTATGGAGTGCCGTGAAATTACACATTGTCAAGAATCAACTCGGTTTCAATCATTTGGCCGTGGCCAGAAAGTCATAGCGATACCTTTACAGTATCGAGGCGAAACTCTAGGTATTTATAATCTTTACGTTACCGGTAATAGCTTTAGTGGTCAGGACGAAGCCAATGGGTTGCTTAGTAGCATAGGTAAACATCTCGGCGTTGCAATTGCAAAGTCACGACTTGAAAAACGCGCCCATCGACTGTCACTAATGGAAGAAAGAACCCTACTATCTCACGAATTACACGATTCGCTTGCACAGACGCTGGCCAGTTTGAAGATGCAGGTTAGCGTTTTGGATAAAAATCACCATCGAGAACGACACAAAGACATGCAGGAAGAAATTCAAAACCTGTATCAAGGCCTGGATAAGGCAAACGAGGAATTGCGTGAATTGCTTGGGCATTTCCGCACGCGCATGGATGAACGTGGACTTGTACCTGCGATAGAGGAATGCGTAAGAAGTTTCGAAAGGGAAAACAATATATCCGTATTTTTTCAAAACGAGATCAACGGTCAGTCTTTACATCCAAGCAACGAGGTTCAAGTCCTGCATATCGTTCAGGAGGCATTGAGCAATATCCGAAAACACAGCCAGGCGCATCATGCGCGCGTGCTGGTTAAAGCATCAAACAATGGTAACTGGTCAGTTTTGATTGAGGACGATGGCGTAGGCATCAAATCCAAGCGCAATCGAAACCGTGCTGGTAAACATATTGGTATCAATATCATGCAGGAACGCTGTAAACTGCTCAATGGTGAACTCTCTATCGACAGCGAAGACGGCGAGGGAACACGCGTGGAACTGAGTTTCAAGAGCTCGCCTTTTCACTATAGTGAGGCTGCTAACTCCTTATTCATTGAAGATACTGAACCAGAAGAAATTACACCGATAGTACAAAGATTTTCCCAATGA
- a CDS encoding NAD(P)/FAD-dependent oxidoreductase: MPTNDTNHYDLLIIGSGPAGYKAAVTASMYGAKVAIIEKSLPGGTCLNQGCVPKDALVRIAKLLRDFSSYAGHGISGQISGDFSAAIKHKNETIAGIRATLIPWLKQLGIKLHEGSASFVDEHTLKVVKDNITTVYTADKIVIATGGRPKELNCCPRDGEHILNTTDFMFKLDTMPTSMLFVGGGTVSCELAYALHQFGCKVSIVEQSERLLNKPCINERASQTLERKFKRLGIAYIKNTQVSSSRVEAGGVEVTLNDGQCLRFEKVLVAVGRVPNVESLNLDAAGIHLHPDGFIQTNEYLETSCKGVYAIGDVKHGPMTANGAFHDAKIAANNAINGNSQKFNYNRVPMVIDTALQIASVGLTEDRAEQAGFEVEVARINLAGSTKAKTSKDLEGYIEVVHDDETGQLLGGTIVGPQAGEMVHTLTAACQSNRGLWFFTDMSYAHPSWSEELENAIGRYVAAFNNTEDDIFRPGIYAIHR, encoded by the coding sequence ATGCCGACCAACGACACCAATCATTATGATCTCTTGATCATCGGAAGCGGCCCGGCCGGTTACAAAGCGGCGGTGACAGCTTCCATGTACGGTGCAAAAGTCGCGATTATTGAAAAATCACTTCCCGGCGGTACCTGTCTTAACCAGGGCTGCGTTCCCAAAGATGCACTCGTTCGAATTGCAAAGCTACTACGAGATTTCAGCAGTTATGCCGGACACGGAATTTCCGGCCAGATAAGCGGCGATTTCAGTGCGGCGATTAAACACAAAAATGAAACCATAGCCGGTATCCGTGCCACCCTCATACCCTGGTTAAAACAGCTTGGTATTAAACTACACGAAGGTAGCGCTAGTTTCGTAGACGAGCACACTCTTAAAGTCGTCAAAGATAATATCACGACAGTGTATACCGCAGATAAAATAGTAATTGCCACCGGTGGCAGGCCGAAGGAATTGAATTGTTGCCCAAGAGATGGTGAACATATTCTCAACACCACGGACTTTATGTTTAAACTGGACACAATGCCGACATCAATGCTGTTTGTCGGAGGCGGCACTGTCAGTTGCGAACTGGCCTATGCCTTACATCAGTTTGGCTGCAAGGTAAGCATTGTCGAACAATCGGAGCGTCTACTTAACAAACCTTGCATTAATGAACGCGCCAGCCAGACCCTCGAACGAAAGTTTAAACGCCTGGGAATTGCCTATATCAAAAATACCCAGGTTTCATCCTCTCGGGTCGAAGCAGGTGGTGTCGAGGTCACGTTGAATGATGGGCAGTGTCTGCGTTTTGAAAAAGTACTCGTCGCAGTCGGGCGCGTACCAAATGTTGAATCTTTGAATCTAGATGCTGCGGGGATTCATCTTCATCCAGATGGATTTATTCAGACCAATGAATATCTGGAGACTAGCTGCAAAGGTGTTTACGCGATCGGTGATGTAAAACACGGCCCAATGACCGCCAACGGTGCATTTCATGATGCAAAGATTGCCGCAAATAATGCGATAAACGGCAACAGCCAAAAGTTTAACTATAATCGCGTCCCTATGGTCATCGATACAGCCTTGCAAATTGCCAGTGTAGGTCTCACTGAAGACCGAGCCGAACAGGCAGGATTTGAAGTGGAAGTGGCTCGCATCAATCTGGCAGGATCAACCAAAGCCAAAACAAGCAAGGATCTTGAAGGATATATTGAAGTTGTACATGACGACGAGACAGGCCAGTTGCTTGGTGGCACCATAGTCGGCCCTCAAGCAGGAGAAATGGTCCACACACTGACCGCCGCCTGCCAGTCCAACCGAGGTCTATGGTTCTTCACCGACATGAGCTATGCCCACCCGTCCTGGAGCGAAGAACTCGAAAATGCCATCGGACGCTACGTGGCCGCGTTTAACAATACGGAAGACGATATTTTCAGACCTGGAATCTACGCCATTCATCGTTGA
- the cobB gene encoding hydrogenobyrinic acid a,c-diamide synthase (glutamine-hydrolyzing), whose amino-acid sequence MSHVLISAAHKSSGKTTISMGLCAALQAQGKIVQPFKKGPDYIDPMWLAQASGRNCYNLDYHTMGKEELRGTFRRYMAGADIGIIEGNKGLYDGLDLEGRNSNAALARLLKAPVVLVISAKGMTRGIAPLILGYQAFDERVNIAGVILNKLGGKRHEGKLRAVIEHYTDVPVIGAVHEHADLNIDERHLGLIPSNESRLSTETIQRIASHVGDQVDLGRLMEIAALAPDVDTGKYLKLVSNAKTDVRIGVARDAAFGFYYPNDLEALQAAGAELVFFDALHDRSLPEVDGLFIGGGFPETQAKQLAANRELKQQIRREIEDGMPVYAECGGLMYLSRVLKWRDESHEMCGALGLDTVMYDKPQGRGYVRVSESEDFPWQDNRTENNAVYCAHEFHYSKAENIDEDIRFGYKMMRGFGVDGAHDGVIYKNTFASYTHLRDSEHNRWASRFVQFVRKHKGGSAKRHANNADQRHQSL is encoded by the coding sequence ATGTCACATGTACTGATCTCTGCCGCCCATAAATCGTCAGGCAAGACCACGATTTCCATGGGCTTGTGCGCCGCCCTTCAGGCACAAGGCAAGATCGTACAACCCTTCAAAAAAGGCCCCGATTATATCGACCCGATGTGGCTGGCGCAGGCCAGCGGCCGTAACTGTTATAACCTCGACTACCACACCATGGGCAAAGAAGAGTTACGCGGAACATTTCGCCGTTACATGGCCGGTGCGGATATCGGTATTATCGAGGGTAACAAAGGCCTGTACGACGGCCTGGACCTGGAAGGACGCAATAGCAACGCCGCCCTCGCCCGCCTGCTCAAGGCCCCGGTGGTGCTGGTGATTTCGGCCAAGGGCATGACGCGAGGTATCGCCCCTCTGATTCTGGGCTACCAGGCCTTCGATGAGCGGGTCAATATCGCAGGTGTCATCTTGAACAAGCTCGGCGGTAAACGCCATGAGGGCAAGCTGAGAGCGGTTATAGAGCACTATACTGACGTTCCGGTCATAGGTGCGGTGCATGAACACGCAGATTTGAATATCGACGAACGTCATCTTGGACTGATTCCAAGCAACGAGTCACGATTATCCACGGAAACCATACAGCGCATCGCATCGCACGTGGGTGATCAGGTGGATCTCGGACGCCTGATGGAGATCGCTGCCCTCGCCCCAGATGTGGATACGGGGAAATATCTCAAGCTCGTCAGCAATGCCAAGACCGATGTGCGTATTGGTGTCGCACGAGATGCGGCGTTTGGCTTTTATTACCCCAACGATCTCGAGGCCCTGCAAGCGGCAGGTGCCGAACTGGTATTTTTTGATGCGCTACATGATCGTAGTTTGCCAGAAGTCGACGGCTTATTTATCGGTGGTGGATTTCCGGAAACACAAGCGAAGCAACTTGCCGCCAATCGCGAATTGAAGCAACAGATTCGACGTGAAATCGAAGACGGTATGCCTGTCTATGCAGAATGTGGTGGACTGATGTATTTGTCACGCGTACTCAAATGGCGCGACGAGAGCCATGAGATGTGCGGTGCACTCGGCCTTGATACCGTGATGTACGACAAACCACAGGGTCGTGGTTATGTACGCGTTTCCGAGAGCGAAGACTTTCCGTGGCAAGACAATCGCACAGAAAACAATGCTGTCTATTGTGCTCACGAGTTTCACTATTCCAAGGCCGAAAACATCGATGAAGACATCCGTTTCGGTTACAAAATGATGCGAGGATTTGGTGTCGATGGCGCTCATGACGGCGTGATTTACAAAAACACCTTTGCCAGTTATACCCATTTGCGCGACAGCGAACATAATCGCTGGGCATCGCGCTTTGTTCAGTTCGTACGCAAACACAAAGGAGGGTCTGCAAAAAGACACGCAAACAATGCCGACCAACGACACCAATCATTATGA
- a CDS encoding NAD(P)-binding protein, translating to MAVSKNDVNHKLTFRRYEDGDFEPEAWDEHIFQAGWSHKCPTYVHRTPPCQGSCPAGEDIRGWLDIVRGMEKPPKDVSMQEYAFRRSTNANPFPSIMGRVCPAPCQDGCNRNEVEDYVGINAVEQYIGDTALTEGFKFDAPGADTGKKVAIIGGGPAGLAAAYQLRRLGHGATIFDDHSELGGMMRYGIPGYRTPRDVLDGEINRILEMGVETRLNVRVGKDVSMADVEKEFDAVLWALGAQAGRPLPIPGAEADNCITGVAFLSAFNEGRLDHVTGKVVVVGGGDTSIDVASVARRIGNITPKDPKQRPEYVVLGHTAQDVVSAANKQGADVTLISRHPVSNMTAAEHEVQDALREGVEIVGCVDPVEVVLGDDGRAIGLKVADFDEKTHKKIEGTERVLEAELIVAAIGQTGEFEGIDELNNGRGLIDADGNYQVKGKKGHFVAGDIIRPHLLTTAIGQASIAVDSINDYLSGVSEFDKRPKVDVHHFNLLAKLRETELAPSDYTPGEVRGTSDMDFAVHNYEDRSEKEVIKSNKLFLGHFAFTPRVLRDHKDVHADEVLGHFKERIVCLTEEDAKKEAERCMSCGMCFECDNCVVYCPQDAVKKTPRKQSTTGRYVYTDYNRCIGCHICADVCPTGYIDMGLGE from the coding sequence ATGGCAGTTTCTAAAAACGATGTAAACCACAAGTTGACCTTCCGTCGCTATGAGGATGGCGATTTTGAGCCAGAAGCATGGGACGAGCATATATTTCAAGCGGGCTGGTCACACAAGTGTCCTACCTATGTTCACCGTACACCGCCTTGCCAGGGCAGTTGTCCCGCGGGTGAAGATATTCGTGGTTGGTTAGATATCGTTCGCGGTATGGAAAAGCCCCCCAAAGACGTGAGCATGCAAGAATATGCCTTCCGTCGTTCAACCAATGCCAATCCCTTCCCTTCTATTATGGGTCGCGTATGTCCTGCGCCATGTCAGGACGGCTGTAACCGTAACGAGGTTGAAGACTATGTCGGCATTAACGCTGTTGAGCAGTATATTGGTGACACCGCGCTAACTGAAGGCTTCAAATTTGACGCCCCGGGTGCGGACACGGGTAAGAAAGTGGCTATTATCGGTGGCGGCCCTGCTGGTCTCGCAGCGGCTTACCAACTGCGTCGTTTAGGTCACGGTGCTACCATTTTCGACGACCACTCAGAACTCGGTGGCATGATGCGTTACGGCATTCCTGGCTATCGTACACCACGTGATGTACTCGATGGCGAAATCAACCGTATTTTGGAGATGGGCGTCGAAACTCGTCTTAACGTCCGCGTCGGTAAAGATGTATCCATGGCCGATGTTGAGAAAGAATTTGATGCGGTACTATGGGCGCTCGGCGCACAAGCAGGTCGTCCTCTGCCTATTCCCGGTGCAGAGGCTGACAACTGTATTACAGGTGTTGCCTTCCTCTCTGCGTTTAACGAAGGCCGACTTGATCACGTAACTGGTAAGGTTGTGGTTGTAGGTGGTGGTGATACGTCTATTGACGTTGCCTCTGTTGCCCGTCGTATCGGTAACATTACGCCGAAAGATCCGAAGCAGCGTCCTGAGTACGTTGTACTTGGTCACACAGCTCAAGATGTTGTCTCAGCTGCCAACAAACAAGGTGCCGATGTTACGTTGATCTCACGTCACCCGGTCAGCAACATGACTGCAGCAGAGCATGAGGTACAAGACGCGCTGCGTGAAGGTGTGGAAATCGTTGGTTGTGTTGACCCTGTCGAAGTAGTACTCGGTGACGACGGTCGTGCGATTGGTCTAAAAGTTGCCGATTTTGATGAAAAAACCCATAAAAAAATAGAAGGAACCGAACGTGTACTTGAGGCTGAGCTGATTGTTGCAGCCATCGGTCAGACCGGTGAATTCGAGGGTATCGACGAGCTAAATAACGGCCGTGGTTTGATTGATGCCGATGGCAACTATCAGGTTAAAGGCAAGAAAGGCCACTTCGTGGCTGGCGATATCATCCGCCCTCACCTACTAACTACAGCAATCGGTCAAGCATCAATTGCTGTCGATAGTATTAACGATTACCTGAGCGGCGTTTCCGAATTTGATAAGCGTCCTAAAGTTGATGTTCATCATTTCAATCTGCTCGCCAAGTTGCGTGAAACCGAATTGGCGCCTAGCGACTACACGCCAGGAGAAGTTCGCGGTACTTCCGATATGGACTTCGCCGTACACAATTATGAAGACCGTTCAGAGAAAGAAGTCATCAAATCGAACAAACTGTTCCTTGGTCACTTTGCTTTTACGCCGCGCGTACTACGTGATCACAAAGACGTACACGCTGACGAAGTCTTGGGTCACTTCAAGGAACGTATCGTTTGTTTAACTGAAGAAGATGCCAAGAAAGAAGCAGAACGTTGCATGAGCTGTGGTATGTGCTTCGAGTGTGACAACTGCGTTGTCTACTGCCCTCAGGATGCGGTCAAGAAGACGCCAAGAAAACAATCGACCACTGGTCGTTATGTTTACACCGACTACAACCGTTGTATCGGATGTCATATCTGTGCCGATGTGTGCCCTACTGGTTACATCGATATGGGTCTTGGTGAGTAA